DNA from Deltaproteobacteria bacterium:
CTCTTGATTGATTTGATGGATGGTGCGTCCGTCAGCCCACATCCGATGGATCTTGAGCAACACAGGAAATTCAGTTGGATGTTTAGTTAGAGCGCCTTCGAAGTAACAGAATCCATAAAATGGCCTAGCGCCGGATTTAGCTTTCTGTTGCAGCACTGCCATCCGTGTTGTCACAGTACGGGCGGGTCTCATGTTAATTTTGCTCTTTTTTAGGATCTTCAAAATCTTCTGTTTTGAACAAGAATAGAGGCCAGCGATGTCCGACGCAGAACTGCCAGAAAGGTACTTTTCGACTATTTCCTTGGAATAATCGACCCTTTCTGAGATACAGATTTGAGTGATTCCAAGGGGTTGCATTCGTTTGGATA
Protein-coding regions in this window:
- a CDS encoding recombinase family protein is translated as MRPARTVTTRMAVLQQKAKSGARPFYGFCYFEGALTKHPTEFPVLLKIHRMWADGRTIHQINQELDKHKIKSREGKKWSWAAIRNIVQRFEQKILIIKNGGQYELR